GATGAGCAGGGGGTTCGACGGGCGGGCTGAGTAGTTCAAACCTTTTAGGTGTGGAAACTTGTTTAAATTTTATGCCCGCACTATATCTGGGTATACTGGATGAGCAGGGACTTCAGTAGGTTGATGGGCTATGCGAGGTACGTGGCGTCAGAGGTGAACAAAATCATTGATGAGGTCGTCAGCGGCAAACCCTCGAAGCTCTATGACGCGTCTTCACATCTAATCAAGGCGGGCGGTAAGAGACTGAGGCCCTTGGCCCTCGTCTTAAGTGGTAGGATGTACGGGCTGAATGAAAAGCTGGGCTTCATAGCTGGGGCGTCTGTCGAGATACTTCATAACTTCACGCTAATTCACGACGATATAATGGATAAAGATCAGTTCCGCAGGGGAGTTCCAACGGTACACACAGTCTATGGAGAAGATACAGCAATACTTGCTGGTGATTTGCTGTTTGCTAAATCCTACGAGACCCTCTCGAAGCTCTCAGGCCTTGTGCCGAGCGACAGGTTGATCAACGCTTTTAAGGAACTCACGTGGGCTGCCGTAACCGTTGCTGAGGGCCAGGCGCTCGACATGGAGTTTGAGGGAAGGTGGGACGTTACGGTCGACGAGTATCTTGAGATGATCTACAAGAAGACCGCCGGGCTCTTTAAATCGAGTCTAGTCATAGGTGCGCTCCTGGCAGGAGCACCCAGTAGCGAGATCACATATCTCGAGGAATTTGCCAAGGGTGTCGGGATAGCGTTCCAGATCAGGGACGATGTCCTGGGATTAGTGGCGGACGAGGCTGTTTTAGGGAAGCCTGTCTACAGTGATTTGAGGGAGGGCAAGAAGACGGTCTTAGTCATTCATGCTTTAAGCCGGCTGAATCCCGGTGAGAAGGAGAGGTTGATGAGCGTCCTGGGTAAGAGGGATGTGAAGATTGGGGAGTTAAAGGAGGTTGCTGACCTAATTAGGTCAACCGGTGCCATAGAGTTTGCTGAGGGCTTGGCCGACACGTACCTTATGAAGGGGTTAGACTACCTAAGCAGGACGCAGCCAGTGGATCATGAGGCTAAGGATCTCCTGAAGGATTTAGCTCTCTACGTTACTGAGAGGAATTACTAAGGATGAGGTTGAGAGGGTCTCGAAAATCTGGCGAGGTCGTCGGCGGCTTGGGGAGATCCTCCGATCCCTATAAGCAACCTGATTGCCATGTTAAGGTAGGAGATACGTTGAAGAGGGTTCAGTGTTATGAGTTGGTAGAGTTTATGATGAGACCGGAGGGGAGGCCTGATTTTACTGTATGTGGCCCCTCCGGTGAATGCGTTAGTGTAAGTGTTGAGGACAGGTTGAGAGTGATCGAGATCAGCGGTAGTGAAGTAATGGTGGATGTTGAGGAGGGTATGTGTGTGAAACTCGGCGGAAGGTTAGGGTCTATAATAACTGGTAAAGGGGAGGTCCGGAGCGTTAGATCCGACGTAAGTGGAGTGGTAGTCCTAGTCCATGAGGTACCGGTGTCTAGGCCTTCCACAACTCTCGTGTTTATTAAGGTAGGTGATTGTGTTGAGCGATAGGACTGAACTGCCTCCGGACATCCAAAGGTTGGTCAGGGGGTTAGCCCTCAAGAACGCTTACGAGCATGGTGGAAAGGCTGTAGAGGGCCCTGTGATGAGTGCAGTCCTCGGGGAGCATCCTGAATTAAGGCCGTTTGCCAGGAGCCTGGCTAAGTTCATCTCGCAGGTCGTTAAGGAGGTCAACGCGCTACATCCGAGTGAGCAGGAAAGGCTGCTGTTGAGCGAGTTCCCTGAACTCCTTGAGCAGAGGAGGGAGAAAGGGGGGAAGAAAGGGCTACCACCGCTTCCGAACGTTGAGTCATACAGACTCGTCAAGACTAGGTTCGCACCAAACCCTGACTTCTACATTCACTTAGGAAATGTGAGGCCTGCGCTCCTAAGCTACGAATACGCTAAGATGTACAAGGGCGTGATGATACTGAGGTTTGAAGACACGGATCCGAGGATAAAGACGCCTTTACCTGAGGCCTACCAGCAGATCAAAGAAGATCTAAGGTGGTTGGGCATTGAGTGGGGTGAGGAGTACATACAGTCCTTGAGAATGAACACATACTATAGGGTCGCTGAGGAATTGCTACGCAAGGGAGTTGCGTACGTCGATCTGTGCAGTCAGGAAGTGTTTAGGGGGTTTAAGTTGAAGCGTGCGGCATGCCCGCACAGGAACTTGAGTCCTGAGGCCAATCTTGAGCTTTTCGACAAAATGAGGTCCGGCTATTTTGGAGAGGGGGATGCGGTGGTGAGGATTAAGACCGACCTGAACCACCCGGACCTCTCCGTGGTTGATTGGGTTGCCTTCAGAGTGATTGACACTGATTCCCACCCTCATCCTATAGTAGGCTCCAAGTATGTTGTATGGCCGACATACAATTTTGCTGCGGGGGTTGACGATCACCTGATGGGTGTTACACACATACTCAGGGGCAGAGAGCATTCACTGAACACCGTTAAGCAGAGATACCTGTATCAGCATTTAGGCTGGGTCTACCCTGAGGTGCTTAACCTGGGCAGGCTCAATCTGGAGGGTCTCATACTTAGTAAGTCAAGAATAAAGGAGTTGATCGCGGGCAAGCCAGGCGAGTTCAGCGGTCCCTCAGACATAAGGTTCGGCACCGTTTCCTCCTTAAGGAACAGAGGTATTGAACCACAGACCATACGTGAGGTCATTATGGAGGTAGGAGTTAAGTTAAGTGACGCGTCTATTAACTGGGAAAACATAGCGGCATTAAACAGGAAGATCATAGATAAAAAGTCTAAGAGGTTCATGAGCGTCTCCAACCCGGTTGAGCTACGCATATTAAAGTACTCAGGCCCTGCTAGGGTGGTGCTTCCCAACCATCCCGAGAACCCCTCCCTCGGAAGTAGGGAGGTATTGCTGGACCTCTCTGAGGACGGGTTATCCGTATACATAGATCGTAACGACTTGGGCGAGATAGTGAGTGCTGGAGCGTTTAGATTGATGGAGCTCTGCAATACTAGGGTGCTTAAGGTTGAGGGGGATGTGGTGTTAGGCGAGTTCATCGGCAATGACCTAAAACAAGCCAAGGAAATGAGACTACCTATAGTTCAGTGGGTTCCGGTAAGGAATAGTATAAAGTTAAATGTCTTAGTTCCAAAGGGACTGGAGTTGCAGATCATCAGCGGCTTAAGCGAGCCGGCAGTACGTGACTTAAACCCTGGTGAGAAAGTACAGTTGGTTAGGTTCGGATTCGTTAGGATATTAAGAACCGCGCGCGACGAAGAGACGGCCGTTGAGGCCGTATACATGCATGATTAAGTTCTGGAATCCCCTAGCACTCCCGAGGAATTAGAGCTCCAGGGGATCAATGCTCTCCTCTGTCTGCTCGAGCTTACCACCGAGGCAAATCCATAGCCATTCCACCCTATTGTAAGCTGTGGGGCTTTCCGGTTGTAAAGCTTAAAAGTTCCATATGTGTATAGTGTCTGGTACGACGACTGAGGGGATGAGGATGAGTAAGGCCGTACATATAAAGTTTAAGACACCGCCTGAGGTGGCTGAGAAAGCCTATGAGGCGGTTAAGAAGGCTAGAGAGACCGAGGGTAAGGTTAGGAGAGGGGCTAACGAGACGACCAAGGCCATTGAGAGAGGCATAGCTAAACTAGTGGTTATAGCTGAGGATGTGGAGCCTCCTGAGGTTGTCATGCACCTCCCGTTACTCTGCGAGGAGAAGAAAGTCCCGTACGTGTATGTGCCTAGTAAGAAAAGGTTGGGCGAGTCTGCGGGGCTGCAGGTGGGTGCGGCAGCAGTGGCG
This window of the Zestosphaera sp. genome carries:
- a CDS encoding DUF2118 domain-containing protein, with amino-acid sequence MRLRGSRKSGEVVGGLGRSSDPYKQPDCHVKVGDTLKRVQCYELVEFMMRPEGRPDFTVCGPSGECVSVSVEDRLRVIEISGSEVMVDVEEGMCVKLGGRLGSIITGKGEVRSVRSDVSGVVVLVHEVPVSRPSTTLVFIKVGDCVER
- a CDS encoding polyprenyl synthetase family protein → MSRDFSRLMGYARYVASEVNKIIDEVVSGKPSKLYDASSHLIKAGGKRLRPLALVLSGRMYGLNEKLGFIAGASVEILHNFTLIHDDIMDKDQFRRGVPTVHTVYGEDTAILAGDLLFAKSYETLSKLSGLVPSDRLINAFKELTWAAVTVAEGQALDMEFEGRWDVTVDEYLEMIYKKTAGLFKSSLVIGALLAGAPSSEITYLEEFAKGVGIAFQIRDDVLGLVADEAVLGKPVYSDLREGKKTVLVIHALSRLNPGEKERLMSVLGKRDVKIGELKEVADLIRSTGAIEFAEGLADTYLMKGLDYLSRTQPVDHEAKDLLKDLALYVTERNY
- a CDS encoding glutamate--tRNA ligase; amino-acid sequence: MSDRTELPPDIQRLVRGLALKNAYEHGGKAVEGPVMSAVLGEHPELRPFARSLAKFISQVVKEVNALHPSEQERLLLSEFPELLEQRREKGGKKGLPPLPNVESYRLVKTRFAPNPDFYIHLGNVRPALLSYEYAKMYKGVMILRFEDTDPRIKTPLPEAYQQIKEDLRWLGIEWGEEYIQSLRMNTYYRVAEELLRKGVAYVDLCSQEVFRGFKLKRAACPHRNLSPEANLELFDKMRSGYFGEGDAVVRIKTDLNHPDLSVVDWVAFRVIDTDSHPHPIVGSKYVVWPTYNFAAGVDDHLMGVTHILRGREHSLNTVKQRYLYQHLGWVYPEVLNLGRLNLEGLILSKSRIKELIAGKPGEFSGPSDIRFGTVSSLRNRGIEPQTIREVIMEVGVKLSDASINWENIAALNRKIIDKKSKRFMSVSNPVELRILKYSGPARVVLPNHPENPSLGSREVLLDLSEDGLSVYIDRNDLGEIVSAGAFRLMELCNTRVLKVEGDVVLGEFIGNDLKQAKEMRLPIVQWVPVRNSIKLNVLVPKGLELQIISGLSEPAVRDLNPGEKVQLVRFGFVRILRTARDEETAVEAVYMHD
- the rpl7ae gene encoding 50S ribosomal protein L7Ae; translation: MSKAVHIKFKTPPEVAEKAYEAVKKARETEGKVRRGANETTKAIERGIAKLVVIAEDVEPPEVVMHLPLLCEEKKVPYVYVPSKKRLGESAGLQVGAAAVAVVEPGQAKEVIEELARAYQELKSKGA